AACTTGGCTTTATAACTTCCTTCCAGAACTTGCTAAACTCAAGTATTTTAATACAATACGATTGTTTGGGTTTAAAAGACCAGATCAAGAGAATTTTACAGAAGCGATTCAGCAATTAGACCCTAAAATTGAAGGTCGGCAACAGATATTTCCAATTCTTTTAGAAAAGGAAAAGTCGAAACTCCCTACAGTATTTGCGATGTTTAAGGAGTTCAAAAAATTTGTGAGACTTAGTAATCATGTTCCAAACCATGTTATGGCAATGGGCATTTTAGAACTATGGATGGTATTAAAGCTGAAACGTTATAACAATGTAAAAAAGATAGTTTGGTTGCGAAGTATTTTTTCTCATGAAAAGGCTTATAGAATTCCAAAACCTATTCGCAGTTTATTCTTAAAATACGAAATCAGCATGCTTAAAAAAGCCCATGTGGTTTTAGGTAATGGAGATGACATTAAGAATTTCTATGCTTCTCATGGTATCAAGGTAAAGGTAGTTAAGAATGGTGTAGCTATGGCTCGCTGGGCGCTGCCTGAAATACCTCTTAAAGACACCATTCACATTGCTTATGTTGGAAGGCTGAGTCAGGTGAAAGGAATTGAAGATTACTTATCACTAATAGAAAAAGTAAAAACAGGGAGTAGAGCAAAACAATTTACATTTCATATTGTGGGCAATAACGACAGCTATGCGGAGCAAGTTGATAGTTTAGTGCAAAAAGGATATGTTGTTAATCATAATATGATACCTAATAACGATTTGCCTAAATTTATGGAGAAAATCGATGTATGTGTCGCTTTGACCTATGCTTCTGAAACGGGCGGGGGTGGAGGAACCTCAAATGCCATGATGGAACAAATGGCGGCAGGTAGAATTATTTTAGCTTGGAATAATAGAATTTTTGATCAGTATTTAAACACAGACAATGCATATTTAGCTGAACAATACAATGTGACCGAATTAGAATCACAACTGTTGGCAATCATTCACGATAAAACGCTTGCAAAACAGAAAGCTTATAAGGCATTAAAGACTATTGAACCTTATAGTTATTCGCTCAATGTTGCTAAATTTTTGGCTGCTTTAAAATAAATTTAATATGAAAGTGCTTCACGTCATAAATTCTTTAGCAGCTGGAGGAGCAGAGAAGTTAGTTTCTGAGCTAACATCTGCACTTTCTGAAACGTGTGAAGTAAGCCTATTTACATTTCAAAATTCTCAAGATATATTTCGAGAGAATTTGGGGGGCAATGTGCATTTTTATTCTGTTGCTGAAGGAGGGTTTTTCAGCATAAAAAAATTGAGAGTACTATCCAAGCTAATAAAGCAGCATGATGTAATACATGCCCATCTTTTTCCTACATTTTATATAGTAGCATTCCTTTCGCTTTTCCGCAGAAGAAAAAAATTTATTTACACAGAGCATAACACACATAATAAGCGTCGAAAATGGTTTTTTTGGCTATTAGAAAAGTGGGTGTACGCTAGGTACAATACCATTATATGTATTAGTAAAGGAGTTGAAAAATCACTTCAAAATTGGATAGGGATAGCAACAAACACAAAGATCATTACTAATTTCGTTGACCTTGAAAAAATCGCTGGAATATCAAAGAAAAAAACAATGCTTCCAGATGTATCGAATAGTGTGCCACTTGTTATGGTTGGTAGTTTTTCTGAACAAAAAGATCAAGAAACATTGGTAAAGACCATCTCTGTATTGCCAGAGCAGTATCTATTATTATTGATAGGTGACGGTCCTAAGCGAGTGTTCGTGGAAGAACAAGTAGCCAAATTGAAATTAACACAGCGTGTTTTCTTTTTAGGTATTCAAAAAGATGTAATTTCCATCTTAAAACATTGTAAATACGGTATATTATCGTCAAATTGGGAGGGTTTCGGCATCGTAGCGTTAGAATATATGGCGTCAGGGCTTATAGCATTAGGCACAGATGTTAGTGGCTTAAATGAGGTTATACGAGTTAAAGAAAACCTGTTTACAGTTGGAAATCATCAACAATTAGCCAACAGAATAGTAGCTATTGAAACTAATGAAGGACTAACAAAGACAATAGAATCGAAGCAAAATAGTCTAATTTTAGATTTTGATATTGCTGCGTCAGTAAAACAACATTTAGAAGTTTATAAACTATCATAAAGAGATTATTTAAATGCTAGACATTGGCATCATAATTATACTTATTCTATTGGGGTTTCAGTTTAAGAACTTCTTTAAAGGTACTTTTTCATCTTATGATAAGAAGATCCTAAATTATTTATGGATGTACCATTTATTGTTTGCAGTGCTCTTTTATTTTTACGTAAATCAGGCGGGAGGAGATGCTAAAAATTACTGGTTTACCGTTAAAGAAAATCTAGATATTGGAATTATTGATTATATAGAATTGGGCTTTGGAACGTATTTTATGTACGCCCTAAATTACTTACCAAGTGGAGTGATGGACCTCACTTTTTTTACAGGCTCAATTTTTTATGCACTCATTGGATATTTTGGCTTTGTCTATCTGTACATCGTCTTTAAGGAACGTATTAAATACAATACTTATATTTTCAAAATCCCATTATTTCCTACTATATTATTTCTGCCAAATTTGCATTTCTGGTCCTCTAACGTTGGGAAAGATACCCTCCTGTTTTTTTGTATTGCATTACTATTTTATGCTATTAAAAGTCCAAAACAACATATTTGGAAAATTTTATTATCTCTAGGATTAGCATACTTGGTTAGACCGCATATTGCAGCCTATTTAATTGCAGCCTTTGGTGTTGCGCTGCTATTAGACGCCAACTTAAAATTGTACAAAAAGCTTTTCATAATGGCAATTATAGTTGCTGGGTTTGCTTTAATTTTTGATAGTTTAGTTGCTTATCTACGGATTGATAGTTTCGACATAGATACTATTATGAGTTATTCTGAAGATAAGGTAACAAAGCTTAGTCGAGACCATACTGGGTCTAGCGTAGATATCTCAAGCTATTCATACCCATTGAAAGTGTTCACTTTTTTATATAGACCATTATTTATAGATGGCCTAAGTGCTTTCGGGCTGCTAGCTTCTTTAGAAAACTTAATTCTTATTATTCTTAGTGTTAAGCTACTATTAACCAATCCGTGGCGTTACCTAAAAAAAAGCAATTCATTTGTAAAAGCGCTCATCATCTTCTTTTTACTTGGAGCACTTACATTCTCATTAATTCTGGGTAACCTTGGAATTATGTTGCGTCAAAAAAACATGTTTATTCCAGCATTATTATTTATCTGTCTTTGGACCTTTTCATATCATACAGAGGTAAAAACATCTAATCAAGTTACGCCCACAAATTGATTTATGAAAGTTCTGCACATTATAAATAGTATGGCTACTGGCGGCGCGGAAAAATTACTGCATGATGCTATTCCAGCACTTAATAAAAGCGGAGTTACAACAGATTTATTGTTATTAAATGGGACAAGTCAGCCTTTTCTAAAAGCCCTTCAAGAGCATAATGATTTTAACATATATACACTTACTAAAGGAAGCGTATACAATCCGTTACTCATTATCAAAATCATACCGTTTTTGAGAAAGTATGATATTGCTCATGTCCATCTTTTTCCTGCCTTGTATTTTGTGGTCTTTGCTAAACTAGTCTCTTTTTCGAGAATAAAATTATTGTACACAGAACATAGTACCTCTAACAAAAGGCGAAATAATACCATTTTTAAATTATTCGATCGGTTCGTTTACCGCAGATACGAGTACATTGTTACAATTTCTACAGAGGTAAAACTCTTATTAAAAAAGCATCTTGGTAAAACTCAAGTTCAATTCAGAACCATAAACAATGGGGTTGCTATAGATTTCTTTGCGAATACTTTAAAATCGAAGAGGACTGATTTTGGGATTTCAAACGACACAAAAATAATTATTCATGTTGCGCGTTTTACGCATCAAAAAGACCAAGACACCCTCATTAGAAGTGTTTCGTACATTCAAGGTCCTGTTGTGCTATTGCTAGTAGGCGAAGGATATACAAAACCAAAGATGGAAGAGTTGGTAGAAACATTAGACTTAAAAGATAAAGTACAATTTTTAGGAGTACGAACAGATGTAGCATCATTATTAAGCATGGCAGATGTAGCTGTTTTATCCTCTAACCATGAAGGTCTTTCACTGTCTAGTTTAGAAGCTATGGCTTCAGGAACCCCTTTGGTAGCATCAAATGTTACTGGACTTAAAAACTTGGTACACGGTGCCGGTGTATTGTTTCAGCATAAAGATGAAATAGACTTGGCAAATAAAGTCACTAAATTGCTTGCCAATCCGTCTTATTATACTGAAACTGTAAAAACTGGGCTAAAAAGAGTTTCTAAATTTACGTTAGAAGAAATGATCGTATCACACATCAACTTGTATGAAGAAGTATGTCTAGAGAAAAACTAATACGAATTACAACCATACCCTTGTCACTCGAGAAATTACTCGAAGGACAACTTGGTTATATGCAACAGTTTTTTGATGTCACTGGTATTGCGGCAGAAAAAGAGCGCCTAGAAAAATATGGCGCTAACGAGGGCGTAGCAACTCACCACATTGCGTTAACAAGAGAAATTACACCTATTAAAGACCTTAAAGCAGTTTATAAACTCTATACGTTTTTAAGAAAAGAACGTCCCGCAATCGTACATACCCACACACCAAAAGCAGGAATTGTTGGGATGATGGCTGCTTATTTTGCCAGAGTACCAAATAGATTGCATACCGTCGCTGGCTTACCGCTGTTAGAGGCAAGCGGATTTAAACGTATTGTGTTAAATGCCGTTGAAAAACTAACGTATCGTTTTGCAACAGGTGTTTATCCAAACTCTAATGGATTACGCCAAATTATTATTGAAGAAAATTTTACCAGCCCAACTAAACTTAAAGTTTTAGGCCAAGGAAGCTCTAACGGAATAGACACAAGTTATTTTTCTTCGGAAATATTCACCGAATCGCAAAATATTCAGAAACGGAAGGAATTGAACATTCCTGATGACGATTTTGTGTTTGTCTTTGTAGGTCGCATAGTTAGGGATAAAGGCATTAACGAGCTAGTAGAAGCCTTTGCTAGGGTGCAACGAAAACACCCAAACTGTACACTACTACTAGTAGGGCCGTTTGAAGATGACTTAGATCCTGTTTCCGAAGAAACCAGAACTACAATCAACACACATCAAAAAATTATAACGGTGGGATATCAAGCAGATGTGCGTCCTTTTTTTGCTATTAGCAATGCCTTAGTTTTTCCTAGTTACCGTGAAGGATTCCCAAATGTAGTAATGCAAGCAGGTGCCATGGGACTTCCAGCCATAGTTAGCAACATAAACGGATGTAATGAAATTATTTCTGAAAGCGTTAATGGTTTCATCGTAGAACCAAAACAAATTACCCCATTAGAAAATGCCATGACTACCGTTTTAACAGATAAGGCGAAATATAAAACCTTACAAAGCAACGTTAGAGCAGAAATTGTATCACGTTATGAGCGAAAACATATGTGGCAATTATTACATCAGGAGTATAAAGAACTATTGAAAAAAAACTGAAAAAACAACAGTGTATAAAAATTTTATAAAACCTTTCCTAGATATAGTAACAGCTGCCTTTGCGTTTTTGTTACTTCTGCCTGTCTTTATAATGACGATGCTAGTGTTAGCTATTGTTAATAAGGGAAATCCGTTTTTTGTGCAACGTAGACCAGGAAAAGGAGAACGTATTTTTTCAATTTACAAATTTAGAACGATGTCTAATGCAAAAGATGCAGAAGGTAAATTACTTCCAGATGCCGTTCGATTAACACCTATCGGGAAACTTGTACGCGCAACTTCAATAGACGAAATACCGCAACTACTAAATGTTATTTTAGGACAAATGAGCATTGTTGGTCCTAGACCCTTACTACCTCAATACCTGCCTCTATACACCGAAAAACAACGTAGACGACATGAGGTAAAGCCTGGAATTACGGGATGGGCTCAAGTAAATGGACGTAACGCAATTTCGTGGGAAAAAAAGTTCGAAATGGATGTCTTCTACGTAGAAAGAATTAATTTTGCGCTAGATATGAAAATTTTAGTACTAACCTTTTTAAAAGTAGTTGCAAGAAAAGATATAAACACTGAAGGAACAGCAACTACAGAACCTTTTAAAGGCACACAAGAATGAAAGATATTACTGTAATAGGTGGCGGCGGACACTGTTTTGCGCTGGTTGAGTTAATTCGATCTGGAGGGTTGTTTCGCGTTGTTAAAGTTGTAGATAAAACGCCTAAAGCTAAAACAATTCTTGACGTACCTATGTATGAGAGTACTGGTAAGGAAATTGAAGATACACATATTGCAATTGCAATAGGCGACAATAAGATTCGAAAAATAATTGCTGAAAATTTAACTACAAACTGCCCTATTTTTATTCATGATTCTGCCGTTTGTTATCCGTCGGCTCAATTTGGAAAAGGTATTCAGGTATTACCAAACGCAGTGATAGATGCAGATGTTAGTATTGGTGACTTTTCAATTATAAATAATAACGCAACAGTAAGCCATAACAGTAAAATTTCAGCATTTTGTCATGTTGCCATTGGCGCTGCTATCTCTGGAGGATGCACAATTGGAGAAGGGGTATTGGTTGGAGCGAGAAGCGTAATTTTGCCTAATATTTCCGTAGGAAAATGGGCTACTATTGGCGCTGGTGCTGTGGTAACTAAAGATGTGCCAAGTGGGGCTACAGTTGTTGGGAATCCTGCAAAAATTATTAAAACAAACCATGAATAATAAAATCTACCTTTCTTCACCCCATATGGGCGGGACAGAACAAAAGTATGTCAAAGAAGCATTTGACCAGAATTGGATTGCACCATTAGGACCAAATGTAACAGGTTTTGAAACAGCTATAGAGTCTTATCTAGGAGGAGAAAACAAAGTTGCAGCCTTAAGTTCAGGAACTGCAGCCATACACTTAGGGCTTATCTTGTTAGGCGTCTCTAAAGGAGATGAAGTAATTTGCCAAAGTTTTACTTTTTCCGCCTCTGCAAATCCAATAGTATATCAAGGAGCAACGCCAGTGTTCGTAGATAGTGAGCAGGAAACATGGAATATGTGCCCAAAACATCTAGAGGAGGCAATAAAAGATAGAATTCGTAAAGGAAAAAAACCAAAGGCGATTATCGCTGTTCATCTATACGGCATGCCTTTTAATGTAGATGCAATACTAGCTATTGCCAATACTTACGAAATCCCAGTTCTAGAAGATAGTGCTGAAGCATTAGGAAGCACCTATAACGGACAAAAATGTGGAACCTTTGGCTCAATTGGTATTCTAAGCTTTAATGGAAATAAAATTATTACAACCTCTGGAGGTGGAGCATTAGTTACAAAAGATAATGCGTTGAAGGAGCGCGCTATTTTCTTAGCAACACAAGCAAGAGATAACGCACCCCATTATCAACATTCTAACATCGGGTATAACTACAGGCTTAGCAATATTTGTGCGGGAATTGGTCGTGGTCAAATGGAGGTGTTAGACAAGCATATAGAATTGCGAAGAGAAATGAACAAATTCTACACATCACTTTTTTCTAATCAGGAAGGGGTGTCTGTGTTTACAGAGCCAACTACAGATTATTTTTCTAATCACTGGTTAAGCTGTATCACCGTTACTCCAGAGACCGCAGGATTTACTGCAGAAGATATTCGTCTTGCTATGGCAGAAGACAATATAGAGTGCAGACCATTATGGAAACCTATGCATTTACAGCCTATCTTTAAGGATGCTCCTTATTACGGAACGAATTTTGCTGAAACCCTCTTTGAGAACGGATTGTGTCTACCGTCAGGTTCAAATCTTTCAGATGCTGAACGACAACGAATTAGGACGGCTTTAAGACCTTTCGTATAGATATTTCGTATATTTGACAAACCTATATACCCCTGTGAATAAATCTTCCAAAATATTAAGTAAACTCTTTGTTGGCGACAATAAATTACGGCTCTTAGACCAACGGTATTTACCACGTTGGATTGTTGTGTTAATTGATGTATTGTTATGCGGTTTGGCATTAGCTGTTTCTTATTTTATTTTGAGCGATACACGCATTGCCTTTCATGATGTTCTTTCCGTACCTGAGCAAATGCTTGTGATTTTGGCGGTGAATCTTACCTTCTTTTTTGTGTTTAAAAGCTATTCTGGCATTATTAGGCACTCCACATTTATAGATATCGTTAAACTTGCGTTTACGTCTATTTCAACCGCGGTAATTGTCCTTTTAGGAAATGAGATTTTTGCAGCATTAGAAGACCAAAAAATATTTCTAACGACCTTCATGTTGCTCTACATGTTCACTTCGTTTACATTTATGTTGTTCTTTAGAATTTCAGTAAAAGAAAGTTATACTTTTTTGCGAAATGCAGCACATAGCGAGAGCAAAAAGAAAATTGCCATCATAGGTATCGATGATCCTACCGTTTCTTTGGCAAAAGCAATAGTTACTGAAAGTGAATTACCTTATACCTTGGTAGGCTTTCTTACACAAAATACGAGTACAAAACGTGTGCAAATATTGGGGAAGCCCGTAATTTCTTCTTCTAATCTTTCTGAAAGTTTAAATAAGTTGGAGGCTGAGGCTGTATTATTAATGAGCGATTCGTTTTCTGGTCGGGAAAAAAATGAAATAGTTGAAAGCTGCTTGAACGCAGGAGTAGAGATTCTGAATGTACCCAACCTTCAAAACTGGAAAAAGAAGGAAGATATTAGTAACCAGATAAAACCTTTAGAAATTGAAGATTTATTAGAGCGTAGTCCAATTCGTCTTGACGACACCGTGTTGGCAAACGATTTAAAAGGTAAAACAGTACTCGTAACTGGTGGCGCGGGTTCTATTGGTAGTGAAATTGTACAGCAATTAGCTACCTTTAAGCCAGCTTTAGTCGTGATTTTAGATCAGGCAGAGTCTGCCTTGCATGAGTTAGAGTTGTCTTTACGCCTAAACTATCCAGACTTTAATTTTATTACAGAACTGGCAGACATTAGTAATATGTATCGTCTTGAACTTATGTTCAAGAAATACAATTTTAATATTATATATCATGCTGCGGCATACAAACATGTTCCGCTTATTGAAAGAAATCCGCATGAAGCTATTTACGTTAATTTATTAGGAACTATTAACCTTTGTTTTCAATCAGTTTCTAACAAAATTGATCGCTTCGTAATGGTTTCTACAGACAAAGCTGTGAACCCTACAAACGTAATGGGTGCCTCTAAGCGCGCAGCCGAAATGTACGTGCAGGCACTTCAACAGGAACCAGAAACTACAACTAAGTTTATTACCACAAGATTTGGAAATGTGTTAGGTTCTAATGGTTCTGTAATACCTCATTTTAAAAAGCAAATTGCGCAAGGAGGTCCGGTAACAGTAACGCATAAAGATATCATTAGATATTTTATGACCATACCAGAAGCTTGCCAACTAGTAATGCAAGCAGGTACTATGGGAAAAGGAGGTGAGATCTACGTTTTTGATATGGGAGAGCCAGTTAAAATTATAGATCTAGCCAAACGTATGATTCGTTTATCGGGACTGGAACCTTATGAAGATATAGACATAAAAATTACAGGACTGCGCCCTGGGGAGAAGCTGTACGAGGAGTTACTAAACGATACCAATGTGGTATTACCAACACACCATCCTAAGATTATGATTTCGAGTGTTCCTTCGGTTGCATTTTCTGAGATTAAGGCGAAATCTGAAGAAATCATTAGAACAGCTACAAAGCGTGATGACGAAAGCGTGGTTGCTTTGCTAAAGGAGATAGTTCCAGAATTTAGAAGTCAGAATTCAACTTTTGAAAGGCTAGATAAGCCAAAAAATAAAGCGCTAACAAAAATATAGTCCGACTCTTTTAATAACGCTATATTTGCACAGATTATGAGAAATTTTATCATCGTTTTACTATTGGCATTCTGTTTTTTTTCCTGCGCCACCAAAAAGGAAATTATTTACTTCCAAGATGCCGATAACTTAAACGCTACAGAAACGGCGCAATATTTTGATCCTAAGATTGAACCAAATGATATTTTATATATCTCTGTTTCGGCATTAGATGAAGAAGTTTTAAAGCCATACAGACGATCAATAGACATGCAAAATACGGTGTCAGACAATCAACTACAAGGATATTTAGTTGGCTCTGATGGAACAATACAATATCCAGGATTGGGAGCCATTTCTGTAGTTGGAAATACTAGAACCGAAGTGATTACAGCACTCACTACAGAGCTTTCTAAATTTGTTAAAGATATTGTAGTAGATGTACGTATTATTAACTTTAAAGTTACAGTCCTTGGCGAAGTAAATAACCCAGGCGTTTATGTTATTAAAGACGAACGAGTTACCATACCGCAAGCCATTGGTTTGGCTGGTGATTTCACTGCAGATGGTAAGCGCGAGACGGTAACCATAATTAGAGAAGAAAATGGATCACAAAAGGTAACGAAGGTCGATTTTACAAAGACTGAGTTTTTTAGTAGTCCGTATTATTTCCTCAAACAAAATGATATTGTTTATGTAGAACCTTCACTGAAAGGAGTTAAAAAATCAGGTTTTATTCCAGATATCCCAGCTGTTTTATCGGTTGTTACAATTGTTTTAAGTGCCGTAATTTTAATTACAAGATAAGTGTATGCAAGCACCACCTGCGCAAAATGAAGGACAAGATTTTAATCTCAAAGAGATTTTACAACGCTATACTCATAAATGGTATTGGTTCGTATTAGTGGCAGCTATTACCCTTGTTGCGGCTAAGGTTTATTTGCGTTATACCATCCCATCGTACCAATCTAAGGCTTCAATTTTAATCAAGGATGACCAGTCAAGTGGTGGTTTGGGAGGAATCTCACCTTTCTCTGACGCTAGTTATTTCTCTGGAATATCATCCAGCAAAATCGACAGTGAGCTTGCAATATTAAAGTCTAAGCGTCTTATTTCAGAAGTCGTAAAAGAGCTTAACCTAAATATTAGGTATGAAAATATTGGCTCTATAATTACTTCGGAAATATATACAAATAAGCCATTCGTAGTTCAATATCTTTCGTTCAAAAATGAAAACAACAAGGGAGTTCAAAAGTTGTTTTTTGAAATTAACTCAGAAACAGAGTTTACAATTTACAATGAGAGTAAATCTATAAATGAAACACATAGTTTTGGAGAGTCGTTAGAGTTTCCTTTTGGCGAAATTACGGTTATACCAGTTTTTGATCAAAGCGTTTCCTTTTCAGAATTTATAGGAAAAACTATTTCGGTGAGTTATGCGCCTGTTGAAAGTACAGCGGTGCAATATCAAAATAGAATAAACGTAGCAACAGACAATCGCTATAGCAACGTTATTTCACTTTCTATGCAGTCGCCCGTGCGTCAAAAAGCCGAAGATTTTATCAATGAATTAATATTTCAGTACAATGAAGATGCAATTAATGATAAAAATCAAGTAGCGCAAAAGACTTCTAATTTTATAGACTCAAGACTAGAAATAATTACAAGAGAATTAGATTCTGTCGAGCAAAATAAAGAAACATTTAAAAGTACCAATAGGCTTACAGACATAGAAACTGAGGCGCAAATTATACTTCAGAATGCGAGTGAATTCGATAAGAGACAACTAGATGTTGGAACCCAATTAGAGCTAGCCAATACCATGGTAGATTATATGGAAAATGCTGGTGCTAATGATTTGTTACCAACTAATATAGGAATTCAAGGGCCAGAAATATCTTCGGCCGTTGTAAACTACAACCAGTTAATCTTGGAACGTAACAGACTGTTAAAGAATTCTACGTCCCAGAATCCTGTAGTAGTTAATCTTAGCAATCAAATAGCTCAAATTAGAACGGGAATTAAGGGAAGTCTAGAAAATCAAAGAA
This Rasiella rasia DNA region includes the following protein-coding sequences:
- a CDS encoding GumC family protein; translation: MQAPPAQNEGQDFNLKEILQRYTHKWYWFVLVAAITLVAAKVYLRYTIPSYQSKASILIKDDQSSGGLGGISPFSDASYFSGISSSKIDSELAILKSKRLISEVVKELNLNIRYENIGSIITSEIYTNKPFVVQYLSFKNENNKGVQKLFFEINSETEFTIYNESKSINETHSFGESLEFPFGEITVIPVFDQSVSFSEFIGKTISVSYAPVESTAVQYQNRINVATDNRYSNVISLSMQSPVRQKAEDFINELIFQYNEDAINDKNQVAQKTSNFIDSRLEIITRELDSVEQNKETFKSTNRLTDIETEAQIILQNASEFDKRQLDVGTQLELANTMVDYMENAGANDLLPTNIGIQGPEISSAVVNYNQLILERNRLLKNSTSQNPVVVNLSNQIAQIRTGIKGSLENQRSSLKITLRDLNYKEATLNSQIAKVPRKEKLFREINRQQGIKEQLFLFLLQQREEASISLAVTSPKAKIIDSAFSSKAPVSPNRLVIYAGALLIGLLIPFLIIYISNLIDTQVKNRRDIERILPQVNLLGEVPKLGKNEDELVRQNDRSMLAESFRILRTNLQYQFLDKKDADVAKRLFVTSTVKGEGKTFVAFNLALTLALTGKKVILVGADIRNPQLHRYLDGDKNKYRGLTEYIIDETVTAKELMQQSSLNENLKIIHSGVIPPNPAELLMRPRTGAFFEEIENDFDYIIVDTAPAMLVTDTILITQLADVLLYVVRAGHTDKKLLEFLKDAINSKRLPSASVILNNVSSNNFGYGNKYGYSYTEEKKSFFQRWFR